In Actinomadura luzonensis, a single window of DNA contains:
- a CDS encoding SAM-dependent methyltransferase, which yields MDRELISAIAHLDHPVAAPVSDTAVERLLRRAKLPDGARLLDLGCGPGEWALRALELVPSATADGVDLSPHAVSAAGRAAAARGLSGRFTAHLGDATAFPAAEPYDLVLAVGSTHAFGGLKGTLRAAARHLRPGGLALVGEGFWERPPGPELEAAIGGYPDLAGTVDSAEAGGWLTVHAHVSDRAEWDDYEFSWTGGLARWAAEHPGPDAEHVLRVMREHRELWLTGYRDVLGFVTLLLLRRP from the coding sequence GTGGACCGAGAACTGATCAGCGCGATCGCGCACCTGGACCATCCCGTGGCCGCGCCCGTCTCCGACACCGCCGTCGAGCGCCTGCTGCGCCGGGCGAAGCTGCCGGACGGAGCGCGCCTGCTCGACCTGGGCTGCGGCCCGGGAGAGTGGGCGCTGCGCGCGCTGGAGCTGGTCCCGTCGGCCACCGCCGACGGCGTGGACCTCTCCCCGCACGCCGTGTCCGCCGCCGGGCGCGCGGCGGCGGCGCGCGGCCTGAGCGGCCGTTTCACCGCGCACCTCGGCGACGCCACCGCCTTCCCGGCCGCCGAGCCGTACGACCTGGTGCTCGCCGTGGGCTCCACGCACGCCTTCGGCGGGCTGAAGGGCACGCTGCGGGCCGCCGCCCGGCACCTCCGCCCCGGCGGGCTGGCCCTGGTGGGCGAGGGGTTCTGGGAGCGCCCGCCGGGGCCGGAGCTGGAGGCGGCGATCGGCGGCTACCCCGATCTGGCGGGGACGGTGGACAGCGCCGAGGCCGGCGGCTGGCTCACCGTCCACGCCCACGTCAGCGACCGGGCCGAATGGGACGACTACGAGTTCTCCTGGACGGGCGGCCTGGCGCGCTGGGCCGCCGAGCATCCGGGCCCCGACGCCGAGCACGTCCTGCGGGTGATGCGGGAGCACCGCGAGCTGTGGCTCACCGGCTACCGGGACGTGCTCGGCTTCGTCACGCTGCTGCTGCTGCGCCGCCCGTGA
- a CDS encoding ABC transporter ATP-binding protein produces MYGAGSPNEHRAIEGLNLSVAAGELLCIVGPSGCGKSTLLRSIAGLISPTGGQVKVEGNVVRRTPDNLAVVFQDYSRSLFPWMSVADNVALPLRRKDMDKKARREAAMEALESVGLAGAERKYPFQLSGGMQQRVAIARALAYRPTLMLMDEPFGSVDAQTREDLEDLVLKVRGHHQMTIVLITHDIDESVYVGDRVVVLSKAPAHVVGDLKVDLPGPRDQITTREHPDFVHLRAEVGRLVRGHAAVV; encoded by the coding sequence GTGTACGGCGCCGGCAGCCCGAACGAGCACCGCGCCATCGAAGGCCTCAACCTGAGCGTCGCCGCGGGCGAGCTGCTGTGCATCGTGGGGCCGTCGGGCTGCGGGAAGTCCACGCTGCTGCGCTCGATCGCCGGGCTCATCAGCCCGACCGGCGGTCAGGTCAAGGTCGAGGGCAACGTGGTGCGCCGGACGCCGGACAACCTGGCCGTGGTGTTCCAGGACTACAGCCGCTCACTGTTCCCCTGGATGTCGGTCGCCGACAACGTCGCGCTGCCGCTGCGCCGCAAGGACATGGACAAGAAGGCCCGGCGCGAGGCCGCCATGGAGGCGCTGGAGTCGGTCGGCCTCGCGGGGGCGGAGCGCAAGTACCCGTTCCAGCTCTCCGGCGGCATGCAGCAGCGGGTGGCGATCGCGCGGGCGCTGGCCTACCGGCCGACGCTGATGCTGATGGACGAGCCGTTCGGCTCGGTGGACGCGCAGACCAGGGAGGACCTCGAGGACCTCGTGCTGAAGGTGCGCGGCCACCACCAGATGACGATCGTGCTCATCACCCACGACATCGACGAGAGCGTGTACGTGGGCGACCGCGTCGTCGTGCTGTCGAAGGCGCCCGCGCACGTGGTCGGCGACCTCAAGGTCGACCTGCCGGGGCCGCGCGACCAGATCACCACCCGCGAGCACCCCGACTTCGTGCACCTGCGGGCCGAGGTCGGCCGGCTGGTGCGCGGGCACGCCGCCGTCGTCTGA
- a CDS encoding roadblock/LC7 domain-containing protein, with product MREMSQGARGISWLITDFVNNVPGVAHTVVVSSDGLPLAYSEGFPKDRADQLAAVASGVISLTQGAARVFEGGMVTQTVIEMQRGLLMIMSISDGSCLAVLAAPDCDMGLVAYQMTLLVDRAGQVLTPAVRAELQAARPR from the coding sequence ATGAGAGAGATGAGCCAGGGAGCGCGCGGCATCAGCTGGCTGATCACGGACTTCGTGAACAATGTGCCAGGGGTGGCGCACACGGTCGTGGTCTCGTCCGACGGGCTGCCGCTCGCCTACTCCGAGGGCTTCCCGAAGGACCGGGCCGACCAGCTCGCGGCCGTCGCCTCCGGCGTCATCAGCTTGACCCAGGGCGCTGCGCGGGTCTTCGAGGGCGGTATGGTGACCCAGACCGTCATCGAGATGCAGCGCGGGCTCTTGATGATCATGTCGATCAGCGATGGGTCCTGCTTGGCGGTCCTGGCCGCCCCCGACTGCGACATGGGTCTGGTGGCTTACCAGATGACCCTGCTGGTCGATCGGGCCGGGCAGGTGCTGACGCCCGCCGTACGCGCTGAGCTGCAGGCGGCACGTCCCCGCTAG
- a CDS encoding ABC transporter permease gives MTTAAQAPSRRRSPLAVMVWTEVKLLLREPPAIAFPLLMPLALLLVLGLSIPDMSRPSPVLGGQSYLDSQLPATMTLMSAAITAFTVLPISVAGYRDSGVLRRMSTTPVPPRRLLAVQLTIYLALVFAATAIMVACGALVLGIAVPRQLAGFVLVLLLGTASLMALGLLVAVLSPSAKSAPGLGTLLMFPLLFLGGVWVPRESLPAPVRVIGDLTPAGSFGRALRDTWYGAAPSLAAVVVMAVWLVAVGLLAVRLFRWE, from the coding sequence ATGACCACCGCCGCCCAGGCTCCGTCACGCCGCAGGTCGCCCCTCGCCGTGATGGTGTGGACCGAGGTCAAGCTGCTGCTCCGCGAGCCGCCCGCGATCGCCTTCCCGCTGCTCATGCCGCTCGCGCTACTGCTCGTCCTCGGGCTGAGCATCCCGGACATGAGCCGGCCCTCGCCGGTCCTGGGCGGGCAGAGCTACCTCGACTCCCAGCTCCCCGCCACGATGACGCTCATGTCGGCGGCGATCACCGCGTTCACGGTGCTGCCGATCTCGGTGGCGGGCTACCGCGACAGCGGGGTGCTGCGCCGGATGTCGACCACGCCGGTGCCGCCCCGGCGGCTGCTCGCCGTGCAGCTCACGATCTACCTGGCCCTCGTGTTCGCGGCCACCGCGATCATGGTGGCCTGCGGCGCGCTGGTGCTCGGCATCGCCGTCCCGCGGCAGCTCGCCGGGTTCGTCCTGGTGCTGCTGCTCGGCACGGCGTCGCTGATGGCGCTCGGGCTGCTGGTCGCGGTGCTGTCGCCGTCGGCGAAGTCCGCGCCCGGGCTCGGGACGCTGCTGATGTTCCCGCTGCTGTTCCTCGGCGGCGTGTGGGTGCCGCGCGAGTCCCTGCCCGCGCCGGTGCGGGTGATCGGCGACCTGACGCCGGCCGGCTCGTTCGGCCGGGCGCTGCGCGACACCTGGTACGGCGCGGCCCCGTCCCTGGCGGCGGTCGTGGTCATGGCCGTCTGGCTGGTGGCCGTGGGGCTGCTGGCCGTGCGGCTGTTCCGCTGGGAGTGA
- a CDS encoding ABC transporter ATP-binding protein, with translation MVSDRAAGTARQPDDVVIDVAHLRKRYHDLVAVDDVSFTVAEGEILGIVGPNGAGKTTTVECLAGLRARDGGEIAVCGFDPARDRDELRLRVGMQLQAATLPDRLKVWEAVDLYGSYYGWPVDGEALLTEVGLHDLRGRRFGRLSGGEKQRLSLALALVGAPRVAILDELTTGLDPQARRDTWDLIEHIRAAGTTIVLVTHYMEEAERLCDRVAVIDRGRLVALDTPEGLVKLAGDAARMEFRPTAPVPDDVLAGLPGVRAVTRDRGRVVVTGTGDMAVTVIEALSARHVRPRELRVEHPTLDDAFLTLTGHPPGEPGGPS, from the coding sequence ATGGTGAGCGATCGGGCGGCCGGCACGGCCCGGCAGCCGGACGACGTCGTCATCGACGTCGCCCACCTGCGCAAGCGCTACCACGACCTGGTCGCCGTGGACGACGTGTCGTTCACGGTGGCGGAGGGCGAGATCCTCGGCATCGTCGGCCCCAACGGCGCCGGCAAGACCACCACCGTCGAGTGCCTGGCCGGCCTGCGCGCCCGCGACGGGGGCGAGATCGCCGTCTGCGGCTTCGACCCCGCCCGCGACCGCGACGAGCTGCGCCTCCGCGTCGGCATGCAGCTCCAGGCCGCCACCCTGCCCGACCGGCTCAAGGTCTGGGAGGCCGTCGACCTGTACGGCTCCTACTACGGCTGGCCGGTGGACGGCGAGGCGCTGCTCACCGAGGTCGGGCTGCACGACCTGCGCGGCCGGCGGTTCGGCAGGCTGTCCGGCGGCGAGAAGCAGCGCCTGTCGCTGGCCCTCGCCCTGGTCGGCGCCCCCCGCGTCGCGATACTCGACGAGCTGACCACCGGCCTGGACCCGCAGGCCCGCCGCGACACCTGGGACCTCATCGAGCACATCCGCGCGGCCGGGACCACGATCGTGCTGGTCACCCACTACATGGAGGAGGCCGAGCGGCTGTGCGACCGGGTCGCCGTCATCGACCGCGGCCGCCTGGTCGCCCTGGACACCCCCGAGGGCCTGGTCAAGCTGGCCGGCGACGCGGCCAGGATGGAGTTCCGGCCGACCGCGCCGGTCCCCGACGACGTGCTGGCCGGGCTGCCGGGCGTGCGCGCCGTCACCCGCGACCGGGGCCGGGTCGTCGTGACCGGCACCGGCGACATGGCCGTCACGGTCATCGAGGCGCTGTCCGCCCGGCACGTCAGGCCGCGGGAGCTGCGCGTGGAGCACCCCACCCTCGACGACGCCTTCCTCACCCTGACCGGCCACCCGCCGGGCGAACCGGGAGGACCCTCATGA
- a CDS encoding NUDIX domain-containing protein produces MPIPRAVAVVLDGPRVLVIKRFRRDPGFASCNLCREAAAPGPLCPGHRYAVLPGGHVEEGESAETAALRELTEETTLTGRIERLLWTGRHGARPASYFLMTGVTGTSVLAGEEAVEHRPDNSFELAWATTADFERLNLVPSELRGPLAALLDAR; encoded by the coding sequence ATGCCGATTCCCCGAGCGGTCGCGGTCGTCCTCGACGGCCCCCGCGTCCTGGTCATCAAGCGTTTCCGGCGCGACCCCGGCTTCGCGAGCTGCAACCTGTGCCGGGAGGCGGCCGCGCCGGGCCCGCTCTGCCCCGGCCACCGCTACGCCGTCCTGCCCGGCGGCCACGTCGAGGAGGGCGAGAGCGCCGAGACGGCGGCGCTGCGCGAACTGACGGAGGAGACCACGCTGACCGGCCGGATCGAGCGGCTGCTGTGGACCGGCCGGCACGGCGCGCGCCCGGCCTCCTACTTCCTCATGACCGGCGTGACGGGCACGTCGGTGCTGGCGGGGGAGGAGGCCGTGGAGCATCGTCCGGACAACAGCTTCGAGCTGGCGTGGGCCACGACCGCCGACTTCGAGCGGCTCAACCTGGTGCCCAGCGAGCTCCGCGGGCCGCTCGCGGCCCTGCTCGACGCCCGGTAG
- a CDS encoding FAD-dependent monooxygenase has protein sequence MVVGGGIGGLAAALSLAAAGLECVVVEAARKIRPLGVGINLQPHAVRELTELGLAGALAALGVETSYMTFADRHGNVILALPRGRSAGYRWPQYSIHRGELQLAMLAAVEERGVPVRTGLRFEGFAQDGDGVSVTLRGHDGRVLRERVDVLVGADGVQSAVRARLHPSGDPLLWAGIRMWRGVAESDRILDGATVLVGGSNAAGKFVTYHISAADPRLVNWVAEVKVAGPGPVTAADWYREGDRAEVAAHFAGWRYALADIRGLLAATERILEYPMVDRDPLPHWGEGRVTLLGDAAHPMYPIGSNGGSQAVLDARVLARCLATCDDPVKALRAYEDERRPPTSELVLAHRALPIDETIRLVTERAPGGFGDIAEVLTEAELAAMAAAQRHISDADVRALNERESWSVP, from the coding sequence ATGGTCGTGGGGGGCGGCATCGGAGGTCTCGCCGCCGCGTTGAGCCTGGCCGCGGCCGGGCTGGAGTGCGTGGTCGTGGAGGCCGCGCGAAAGATCAGGCCGCTCGGCGTCGGCATCAATTTGCAGCCGCACGCCGTGCGCGAGCTGACCGAGCTGGGCCTGGCCGGCGCCCTCGCGGCGCTCGGCGTCGAGACCAGCTACATGACCTTCGCCGACCGGCACGGCAACGTCATCCTGGCGCTGCCGCGCGGCCGGTCGGCCGGCTACCGGTGGCCGCAGTACAGCATCCACCGCGGCGAGCTGCAGCTCGCGATGCTGGCCGCCGTCGAGGAACGCGGGGTCCCGGTCCGCACCGGGCTGCGCTTCGAGGGCTTCGCGCAGGACGGCGACGGGGTGTCCGTCACGCTGCGCGGCCACGACGGGCGGGTGCTGCGGGAGCGGGTGGACGTGCTGGTCGGCGCCGACGGCGTGCAGTCGGCCGTGCGCGCCCGGCTGCACCCGTCCGGCGACCCGCTGCTGTGGGCCGGCATCCGGATGTGGCGCGGCGTCGCCGAGTCCGACCGCATCCTCGACGGCGCGACGGTGCTGGTCGGCGGCTCCAACGCGGCCGGTAAGTTCGTCACCTACCACATCTCGGCCGCCGACCCCCGGCTGGTCAACTGGGTGGCCGAGGTCAAGGTGGCCGGGCCCGGCCCGGTCACGGCCGCCGACTGGTACCGGGAGGGCGACCGGGCGGAGGTGGCGGCGCACTTCGCCGGGTGGAGGTACGCCCTCGCCGACATCCGGGGGCTGCTGGCCGCCACCGAGCGCATCCTGGAGTACCCGATGGTCGACCGCGACCCGCTGCCGCACTGGGGCGAGGGCCGGGTGACGCTGCTCGGCGACGCCGCCCACCCGATGTACCCGATCGGCTCGAACGGCGGCTCGCAGGCCGTGCTCGACGCCCGCGTGCTGGCCCGCTGCCTGGCCACCTGCGACGACCCGGTCAAGGCGCTGCGGGCGTACGAGGACGAGCGGCGCCCGCCCACCTCGGAGCTGGTGCTGGCGCACCGGGCGCTGCCCATCGACGAGACCATCCGCCTGGTGACCGAGCGGGCGCCCGGCGGCTTCGGCGACATCGCGGAGGTGCTGACGGAGGCCGAGCTGGCCGCCATGGCCGCCGCGCAGCGGCACATCTCCGACGCCGACGTCCGGGCGCTCAACGAGCGGGAGTCGTGGAGCGTGCCATGA
- a CDS encoding DUF742 domain-containing protein, translating to MVTGQGWAGDSTPPHPAAPHPRKQSSLVRPYAVTGGRTAPRMKFAMEALVSSVTSEYQDISLLSPEYQAIIQLTRNVRSVAEISALLRQPLGVVRVLIADMASEGLIRVHQPALDAGKPDLNLLERVLSGLRRL from the coding sequence ATGGTGACAGGTCAGGGTTGGGCTGGTGATAGCACTCCGCCGCATCCGGCGGCGCCACATCCGCGTAAGCAGAGCTCCCTGGTGCGGCCGTATGCCGTGACCGGGGGGCGCACTGCGCCACGGATGAAGTTCGCCATGGAGGCACTGGTGTCCTCCGTGACGTCGGAATACCAAGACATTTCTCTACTCAGTCCGGAGTATCAGGCGATCATCCAACTGACCCGGAACGTCCGGTCGGTTGCCGAGATCTCCGCCCTTTTACGCCAGCCGCTAGGTGTGGTCCGGGTGCTGATCGCCGACATGGCGTCGGAGGGCCTGATCCGCGTGCACCAGCCTGCGCTGGACGCGGGAAAGCCGGACCTCAACTTGCTCGAAAGGGTGCTCAGTGGACTTCGCAGGCTCTAG
- a CDS encoding GTP-binding protein codes for MDFAGSSPGLTSTKIVVAGGFGVGKTTFVGAVSEILPLTTEAVMTDASAHVDDVSLTPNKTTTTVAMDFGRVSLDRDLILYLFGTPGQHRFWFMWDDLVRGAIGAVVLVDTRRLADSFPAIDYFEEAKLPFVIGINGWDGHFAHQEEEIREALSIGGHIPIVRLDARQRESVKATLITLVEHALTRHMHTPV; via the coding sequence GTGGACTTCGCAGGCTCTAGCCCCGGCCTAACCTCGACGAAGATCGTCGTGGCCGGGGGCTTCGGCGTTGGCAAGACGACGTTCGTGGGTGCGGTCTCGGAGATCCTCCCCCTCACCACGGAAGCCGTCATGACGGACGCGTCCGCGCACGTGGACGACGTCTCGCTGACGCCGAACAAGACGACCACGACCGTCGCCATGGACTTCGGCCGCGTCTCGCTCGACCGTGACCTCATCCTGTACCTGTTCGGCACCCCGGGCCAGCACCGGTTCTGGTTCATGTGGGACGACCTGGTGCGGGGCGCGATCGGGGCGGTGGTGCTCGTCGACACCCGCCGCCTGGCCGACAGTTTCCCGGCCATCGACTACTTCGAAGAGGCGAAGCTGCCGTTCGTCATCGGGATCAACGGCTGGGACGGGCACTTCGCCCACCAGGAGGAGGAGATCCGCGAGGCGCTGTCCATCGGCGGCCACATCCCGATCGTGCGGCTGGACGCCCGGCAGCGCGAGTCGGTCAAGGCGACCCTGATCACCCTCGTGGAGCACGCCCTGACCCGCCACATGCACACGCCCGTATAA
- a CDS encoding ABC transporter permease has protein sequence MSASALAPARPAGTTTRWSRRAAGALAFAALIELVSRTGLADREFLPPATEIAARMGTLALDPAFRAHALTSLLAWAAGLGLATAAAVPLGLLLGSVPVVDAATRSVVEFLRPIPSVALIPLVALVIGTGLQLRISLVVYAALWPILYNTMYGLRGVDPLAKESLRSYGFGPLPVLLRVSLPSAAPFISTGVRLAAGVALILTVSTEIVAGRGEGVGVFIYFAGLAVPARMTDILAGVCWVGLFGVAVNALLVAFERRAFRWHHARLEERT, from the coding sequence GTGAGCGCTTCCGCACTGGCCCCCGCCCGCCCGGCCGGCACCACCACCCGGTGGTCCCGGCGGGCGGCCGGGGCCCTCGCCTTCGCCGCCCTGATCGAGCTGGTCAGCCGGACCGGCCTGGCCGACCGCGAGTTCCTGCCGCCCGCGACGGAGATCGCCGCGCGCATGGGGACCCTCGCCCTCGACCCCGCCTTCCGCGCGCACGCCCTGACCAGCCTGCTCGCCTGGGCCGCCGGGCTCGGGCTCGCCACGGCCGCGGCGGTGCCGCTCGGGCTGCTGCTCGGCAGCGTCCCGGTCGTGGACGCCGCCACCCGCTCGGTCGTGGAGTTCCTGCGGCCGATCCCGTCGGTCGCGCTGATCCCGCTGGTGGCCCTCGTCATCGGCACCGGCCTGCAACTGCGGATCTCGCTGGTGGTCTACGCCGCGTTGTGGCCGATCCTCTACAACACCATGTACGGCCTGCGCGGCGTGGACCCGCTGGCCAAGGAGTCGCTTCGGTCCTACGGCTTCGGCCCGCTGCCGGTGCTGCTGCGCGTCTCGCTGCCCTCGGCCGCGCCCTTCATCTCGACCGGCGTCCGGCTGGCCGCCGGGGTCGCGCTGATCCTCACCGTCAGCACGGAGATCGTGGCCGGGCGGGGCGAGGGCGTGGGCGTGTTCATCTACTTCGCCGGCCTCGCGGTGCCCGCCAGGATGACCGACATCCTGGCCGGGGTGTGCTGGGTCGGGCTGTTCGGCGTGGCGGTGAACGCGCTGCTGGTCGCCTTCGAGCGGCGGGCGTTCCGCTGGCACCACGCCCGGTTGGAGGAGCGGACATGA
- a CDS encoding ABC transporter substrate-binding protein yields MRLGRPARAAIIGFALTLAAACSSGGGATTASAPPAASNGGLEKTKIKVATLPAIDSAALYVAIDQGLFEKEGLEVTPQVVQAAPEAIPMLLNGEIDAMFGNYVSMFQAQDKGTLKLRILAEGSRAAPDSLSIMVLPTSPIKTPKDLEGKTINVNVLHNFQELALTQVLKANNVDPASIKYVQVTFQNIMPSWKSGQIDAAYLGEPMVTAATSTMGARKILDPASGPAAEFPISGYVSTQEWYDKNPHVAAAFQRAIHNAAKLMENNREVVSKVLPTFTQIDAATAATVTFPYFSGNDNPVRLQRVADWMLEAHWLNKAIDVKSLMSPTTSG; encoded by the coding sequence ATGAGGCTTGGCCGTCCCGCCAGGGCCGCCATCATCGGATTCGCTTTGACCCTCGCCGCCGCCTGCAGCTCCGGCGGCGGCGCGACGACCGCAAGCGCACCACCGGCCGCGTCCAACGGCGGCCTGGAGAAGACCAAGATCAAGGTCGCCACCCTGCCGGCCATCGACAGCGCCGCCCTCTACGTCGCCATCGACCAGGGGCTGTTCGAGAAGGAAGGTCTGGAGGTCACCCCGCAGGTCGTCCAGGCCGCGCCCGAGGCCATCCCCATGCTGCTGAACGGCGAGATCGACGCCATGTTCGGCAACTACGTGTCGATGTTCCAGGCCCAGGACAAGGGAACGCTCAAGCTGCGCATCCTGGCGGAGGGCTCACGAGCCGCCCCCGACTCCCTGAGCATCATGGTGCTGCCCACCTCCCCCATCAAGACGCCCAAGGACCTCGAAGGCAAGACGATCAACGTCAACGTCCTGCACAACTTCCAGGAGCTGGCCCTGACGCAGGTGCTCAAGGCCAACAACGTCGACCCCGCCTCCATCAAGTACGTCCAGGTGACGTTCCAGAACATCATGCCCTCGTGGAAGAGCGGCCAGATCGACGCCGCCTACCTCGGCGAGCCGATGGTCACCGCCGCCACCTCCACCATGGGCGCCCGCAAGATCCTCGACCCCGCCTCGGGGCCCGCCGCGGAGTTCCCCATCTCCGGCTACGTCAGCACGCAGGAGTGGTACGACAAGAACCCGCACGTCGCGGCGGCCTTCCAGCGCGCCATCCACAACGCGGCCAAGCTGATGGAGAACAACCGCGAGGTGGTCTCCAAGGTGCTGCCGACCTTCACGCAGATCGACGCGGCCACCGCCGCCACCGTGACCTTCCCCTACTTCTCCGGCAACGACAACCCGGTGCGGCTGCAACGGGTGGCCGACTGGATGCTGGAGGCCCACTGGCTGAACAAGGCGATCGACGTGAAGTCGCTGATGTCGCCGACCACGTCCGGGTAG
- a CDS encoding glycoside hydrolase family 6 protein produces the protein MRLRAGGSTALAAVLTGLLLTPAAPAEAATQLVANGAFTSSVSPWAAIGQAAASAESGRMRVDVTSVVAAPWDAMVATPTAAPLTPGRSYTLSFDAYATTALTARATVQYAATPSTNQSLATDVRLTTSSRRYSIPFTAAAASSTAAEVTFQLGGSGGTPTVRLDNVSLLETQATRPTALYASRLSNPAVWVDTHPDAPQAAAIEAGIASRPIFQWFGGWNSDLTLAVDDYVGRAQAADRLAMLVAYNIPNRDACAGHSGGGAGDAAGYHAWITEFARAIGTRHALVVLEPDAVAAAGCVTKVGKDPEDQYRMLLDATQVLRAQAPNAWVYLDAGNATWIRAVDLAPLLVRSGIANTRGFSVNVSNYITTADSETYASAVNGHLAGTVGAKKYVIDTSRNGNGPYTDATPDDNWCNPPGRKLGVTPRQQASGAEYLLWVKVPGDSDGPCGIAPATPAGTFSPELALALVNGTS, from the coding sequence GTGCGCTTACGAGCAGGCGGATCCACCGCCCTGGCCGCCGTCCTGACCGGTCTCCTCCTCACCCCCGCAGCCCCCGCCGAGGCCGCGACGCAACTCGTCGCGAACGGCGCCTTCACCTCCTCCGTCAGCCCCTGGGCCGCGATCGGCCAGGCGGCGGCGAGCGCCGAGTCCGGCCGGATGCGGGTGGACGTCACGTCCGTCGTCGCCGCTCCGTGGGACGCCATGGTGGCCACGCCCACGGCGGCCCCGCTCACCCCCGGCAGGAGCTACACCCTGTCGTTCGACGCCTACGCCACCACCGCCCTCACGGCGCGGGCCACCGTGCAGTACGCCGCCACCCCGAGCACGAACCAGTCCCTCGCCACCGACGTGCGGCTCACCACGTCGAGCCGGCGCTACAGCATCCCGTTCACGGCGGCCGCCGCCTCCAGCACGGCCGCCGAGGTGACCTTCCAGCTCGGCGGCTCGGGCGGCACGCCGACCGTGCGCCTCGACAACGTCTCGCTGCTGGAGACGCAGGCCACCCGTCCCACCGCGCTGTACGCCTCCCGCCTGTCCAACCCCGCCGTGTGGGTGGACACGCACCCGGACGCGCCGCAGGCCGCGGCCATCGAGGCGGGCATCGCGAGCCGGCCGATCTTCCAGTGGTTCGGCGGCTGGAACAGCGACCTGACGCTCGCCGTGGACGACTACGTCGGCAGGGCGCAGGCGGCCGACCGGCTGGCGATGCTGGTCGCCTACAACATCCCCAACCGCGACGCGTGCGCCGGGCACTCCGGCGGCGGCGCGGGCGACGCGGCCGGCTACCACGCGTGGATCACCGAGTTCGCCCGCGCGATCGGCACCCGGCACGCGCTCGTGGTGCTGGAGCCGGACGCGGTGGCGGCCGCCGGCTGCGTGACGAAGGTCGGCAAGGACCCCGAGGACCAGTACCGCATGCTGCTGGACGCCACCCAGGTGCTGCGGGCGCAGGCCCCCAACGCCTGGGTCTACCTCGACGCCGGCAACGCCACCTGGATCAGGGCCGTGGACCTGGCGCCCCTGCTGGTCAGATCGGGCATCGCGAACACCCGCGGCTTCTCGGTGAACGTCTCCAACTACATCACCACGGCCGACAGCGAGACCTACGCGAGCGCGGTCAACGGCCACCTGGCCGGCACGGTGGGGGCGAAGAAGTACGTCATCGACACCAGCAGGAACGGCAACGGGCCGTACACGGACGCGACCCCCGACGACAACTGGTGCAACCCGCCCGGCCGCAAGCTCGGCGTCACGCCGCGGCAGCAGGCGAGCGGGGCGGAGTACCTGCTGTGGGTGAAGGTGCCGGGCGACTCCGACGGGCCGTGCGGCATCGCGCCGGCGACCCCGGCCGGCACGTTCAGCCCGGAGCTGGCGCTGGCGCTGGTCAACGGCACGTCCTGA
- a CDS encoding ABC transporter permease yields the protein MKVAADVAAEAPAPVEVLPARAPRAAGLRRAAFRWLVLAVLLLLWEAATRAAGSAFFPAPSAIVVRMREMWFSGPPQRLFLTDVAVRNILPSLGRMAAGFAGGALAGVVLGLAVGLSARVYDYLDGVLQFLRAVPPPALVTVFLVVFGFGLRMQLAFIVFSIVWPVLLNTADGARSVEPLHLQTCQVFRLSRAERLWRVILPSALPKMFAGLRLALSLSLIVMVFSELLPGTTNGIGFQLTEAYSMFDLTAMWAGIVLLGVLGYLLNELFLVAERRVLAWHRAAQEPVG from the coding sequence ATGAAGGTCGCCGCAGACGTCGCGGCGGAGGCGCCGGCGCCGGTCGAGGTGCTGCCCGCCCGCGCTCCCCGCGCCGCGGGCCTGCGGAGGGCCGCGTTCCGCTGGCTGGTGCTCGCGGTGCTGCTCCTGCTGTGGGAGGCGGCGACCCGGGCGGCGGGCAGCGCGTTCTTCCCCGCGCCGAGCGCCATCGTGGTCAGGATGCGGGAGATGTGGTTCTCCGGGCCGCCGCAGCGGTTGTTCCTGACCGACGTCGCCGTCCGGAACATCCTGCCCAGCCTCGGCCGGATGGCCGCCGGGTTCGCCGGAGGCGCGCTGGCCGGGGTCGTGCTCGGGCTGGCGGTGGGGCTGTCGGCGCGCGTCTACGACTACCTCGACGGGGTGCTGCAGTTCCTGCGGGCCGTGCCGCCGCCCGCGCTGGTCACCGTGTTCCTCGTGGTGTTCGGGTTCGGGCTGCGCATGCAGCTCGCGTTCATCGTGTTCAGCATCGTGTGGCCGGTGCTGCTCAACACCGCCGACGGCGCCCGCTCGGTGGAGCCGCTGCACCTGCAGACCTGCCAGGTGTTCCGGCTGTCGCGGGCCGAGCGGCTGTGGCGGGTGATCCTGCCGTCGGCGCTGCCCAAGATGTTCGCCGGGCTGCGGCTGGCGCTGTCGCTGTCGCTGATCGTCATGGTCTTCTCCGAGCTGCTGCCCGGGACGACCAACGGGATCGGCTTCCAGCTCACCGAGGCATACTCGATGTTCGACCTGACCGCCATGTGGGCCGGGATCGTGCTGCTCGGGGTGCTGGGCTACCTGCTGAACGAGCTGTTCCTGGTGGCCGAGCGGCGCGTGCTGGCCTGGCACCGCGCGGCGCAGGAGCCGGTCGGCTAG